The proteins below are encoded in one region of Podarcis raffonei isolate rPodRaf1 chromosome 6, rPodRaf1.pri, whole genome shotgun sequence:
- the LOC128415692 gene encoding cytochrome P450 2J4-like isoform X2 yields the protein MLLQLLSVLWEALSLQVVLVFLATFLLIADYKKQIGPRNFPPGPRPLPFVGNMLHTDFKKPQISVAKLAEKYGNVFGLRYGSTRVVAVNGLHLVKEALVHQGEYFVDRPKAPVIDKLFGSLGLVFSNGLIWKQQRRFALSTLRNFGLGKRSLEERIQEESRYLKEAIEAEKGQPFDPHFQINNAVSNIICSITFGDRFEYHDNRFQKLLHLLDEALLIQGSVWSMLYNIIPSVMKYLPGPHHTLFKKWEQLKSFVRGIIEKHKEDWNPSEPRDFIDAYLNEMAKEDSASSFHEENLLHSALDLFLAGTETTSTTLRWGLLYMAIYPDIQAKVQAEIDSVIGQSRQPAMDDRDRMPYTNAVVHEIQRISNIIPLNVPRLTTKDTTLAGFHIPKDTILLTNLTSLLFDEDEWETPNVFNPGHFLENGQFRKREAFLPFSAGKRACLGEQLARTELFIFFTALIQKFTFQAPKDVTLSCEFRVGLTLSPLPYRICAFSR from the exons ATGCTGCTCCAGTTGCTCTCTGTCCTCTGGGAGGCCTTGTCCCTGCAGGTCGTTCTGGTGTTTCTGGCAACATTTCTACTTATTGCTGATTACAAGAAACAGATTGGTCCAAGGAATTTCCCCCCAGGGCCCAGGCCTCTTCCCTTTGTGGGTAACATGCTGCATACGGATTTCAAGAAGCCTCAGATTTCAGTAGCCAAG CTTGCAGAAAAATATGGCAATGTATTTGGCCTTCGTTATGGAAGCACAAGGGTTGTGGCTGTGAATGGATTACACCTGGTGAAAGAGGCTCTTGTCCATCAAGGAGAATATTTTGTAGATCGACCAAAAGCCCCTGTTATTGATAAGTTATTTGGGTCACTTG GACTGGTCTTCTCTAATGGTCTCATCTGGAAACAACAAAGACGATTTGCCTTATCAACACTCAGAAACTTTGGTTTGGGCAAAAGGTCTTTAGAAGAAAGAATACAGGAAGAAAGCCGTTACTTAAAGGAAGCAATAGAAGCTGAGAAAG ggcAGCCATTTGACCCTCACTTTCAGATTAATAATGCTGTTTCAAATATCATCTGTTCCATCACTTTTGGGGACCGCTTTGAATACCATGACAATCGCTTCCAGAAGCTACTGCACTTGCTTGATGAGGCATTGCTTATTCAGGGAAGTGTTTGGAGTATG CTGTACAATATCATTCCCTCTGTCATGAAATACCTGCCAGGGCCCCatcacacactttttaaaaaatgggagcaGTTGAAATCCTTTGTGAGAGGAATCATTGAAAAACACAAAGAAGACTGGAACCCATCTGAACCCAGAGACTTCATAGATGCCTACCTAAATGAAATGGCCAAG GAGGATTCTGCTTCCAGTTTCCATGAAGAAAACCTTCTACATTCAGCACTGGATTTATTTCTTGCTGGAACGGAAACAACTTCTACAACCCTGCGTTGGGGTTTGCTGTATATGGCCATTTATCCAGATATTCAAG CAAAAGTCCAAGCGGAAATAGATTCTGTGATTGGCCAGTCTCGCCAGCCAGCGATGGATGACAGGGACAGAATGCCATACACCAATGCAGTTGTTCATGAAATTCAAAGAATAAGCAACATTATACCTTTGAATGTGCCTCGGTTGACAACAAAGGACACTACACTGGCTGGGTTTCATATTCCCAAA GACACTATATTACTTACCAACTTGACCTCACTGCTCTTTGATGAGGATGAGTGGGAAACACCCAATGTGTTCAATCCTGGTCATTTCCTAGAGAATGGTCAGTTCAGGAAAAGGGAAGCGTTCCTGCCATTCTCTGCAG GAAAGCGAGCTTGTCTGGGAGAGCAGTTGGCAAGGACCGAGCTCTTCATTTTCTTCACAGCCCTAATTCAGAAGTTCACTTTCCAGGCTCCAAAAGATGTGACATTAAGCTGTGAATTTAGGGTGGGTCTGACTTTGTCTCCCCTGCCATACCGGATATGTGCATTCTCTCGCTAA